The Spirosoma foliorum genome has a window encoding:
- a CDS encoding sensor histidine kinase, which produces MLLEQPTDVEFAQLLDALPDAVVWMRAMRNEAKEILNFRIDYANKKSQEMVEGIYKASVGTLLLGDNEQLRRSTEKSFQVMCGVMKTNQPHEYDFFNSHLNAWFLMSRSKLGDGILCVTRDISSLKRAEQANRQQTNLLNSVLDSSPNGIMSLASVRDDAGKLIDFTFLSANEASCRMVAKPVNNLVGQRLLAVFPENVKSGLFAHYVHTVETGESVRIEMHYNYDGLNFWVDVSTNKLGDGLVITFTDISVQKQLHQRLENSVVDLQRSNKNLEQFAYVASHDLQEPLRKIQAFGDIIQSQYASVIDDGGADMIQRMQSAAARMQVLIKDVLAYSRVTTIRETLSAVQLDQLVNDVLADLETIITDKRAHITVEPLPVVQGDSAQLRQLFQNLISNALKFSKSGPTSPAPTIAITTRSLYGREMSEMNISASDTDRLFHLITVADNGIGFEPHQAERIFQVFQRLHNRTEYQGTGIGLAIVRKVVDNHQGYIRADSVLNQGATFKILLPA; this is translated from the coding sequence ATGTTACTCGAACAGCCCACCGATGTCGAATTTGCCCAACTTCTGGATGCGTTGCCGGATGCCGTTGTCTGGATGCGGGCTATGCGTAATGAGGCTAAAGAGATTTTGAACTTTAGGATAGACTACGCCAATAAGAAGTCGCAGGAAATGGTGGAGGGTATCTATAAGGCATCCGTCGGAACCCTGTTGTTAGGTGATAATGAGCAACTCCGGCGATCCACCGAGAAAAGCTTTCAAGTAATGTGTGGCGTTATGAAAACCAATCAGCCACACGAATATGATTTCTTTAATTCGCACCTGAATGCCTGGTTTCTGATGAGTCGTTCCAAACTGGGCGACGGAATACTCTGTGTTACGCGCGATATTTCTTCCCTTAAACGCGCCGAGCAAGCCAATCGGCAGCAAACGAATTTGCTGAATAGCGTACTGGATAGCTCACCGAATGGTATTATGTCGTTGGCGTCGGTTCGGGATGACGCCGGGAAACTGATTGACTTTACCTTCTTGTCGGCCAACGAGGCATCCTGCCGAATGGTCGCTAAACCGGTTAATAACTTGGTTGGGCAACGTCTTTTGGCTGTCTTCCCCGAAAATGTCAAGTCAGGCTTGTTCGCTCATTATGTGCATACGGTTGAAACGGGGGAGTCGGTTCGAATCGAAATGCACTATAACTACGACGGGCTGAACTTCTGGGTTGATGTATCGACGAATAAACTTGGTGATGGGCTGGTTATTACCTTCACCGACATATCGGTTCAAAAGCAACTGCATCAACGATTAGAAAACTCGGTTGTTGATCTACAACGATCCAACAAAAACCTGGAGCAGTTTGCCTACGTCGCCAGTCACGATTTGCAGGAGCCTTTGCGGAAAATTCAGGCCTTTGGCGATATTATTCAATCGCAGTACGCGTCGGTTATCGACGATGGAGGGGCCGACATGATTCAGCGGATGCAATCGGCAGCGGCTCGTATGCAGGTCTTAATAAAAGATGTACTGGCCTATTCCAGGGTTACTACAATACGCGAAACATTAAGTGCCGTACAACTGGACCAACTCGTCAACGATGTGTTGGCCGATCTTGAAACGATCATTACAGATAAACGTGCACACATAACGGTAGAGCCTTTGCCTGTGGTACAGGGTGACTCTGCCCAATTGCGTCAACTTTTTCAAAATCTGATTAGTAATGCACTAAAGTTTTCGAAATCAGGCCCAACGTCTCCTGCACCCACTATTGCGATTACAACCCGGAGCCTGTACGGACGAGAAATGAGCGAAATGAATATTTCGGCCAGTGATACTGATCGCTTGTTTCATCTGATTACCGTGGCCGATAATGGGATTGGTTTCGAACCGCACCAGGCCGAACGAATATTTCAGGTATTCCAGCGCCTACACAATCGGACTGAGTACCAGGGGACGGGCATAGGGCTGGCCATTGTTCGTAAAGTGGTTGATAATCACCAGGGCTATATTCGTGCCGATTCGGTACTGAACCAGGGGGCTACTTTCAAAATACTATTACCAGCCTAA
- a CDS encoding SusD/RagB family nutrient-binding outer membrane lipoprotein: MKFKTLIIAALVALGGSSCNTKSFLDINTNPNQAASTLPSYVFTNALNTTATNIAGNTNGQGSNELGFYWAGQWTQGNGYIITTTQFAYQFTNGDFNYWDTYYDNLEDYQYVINNADANNQKFLKGPSKVMKAMLYQQMVDLYGNLPYTDALKAAASLAPKFDDQKAIYESLITALDEAIVDLKANAFTSAFTTSDIAFNGNITKWIQFANSLKMRILIRQSKVSGRDAYIKTEINKIVTEGSGFLTGYEASIGGPSFFQPAAGQLNPVYDRWGYDATGAKRALNNYPRPTKFLIDGLKAAGDTLRLKRIAYATGGESTGTPGVSTKAEIAANYAGTPFGASSGYLPANTSSVGPSLLVKGDYNRPYILMTSSEVQFLLAEAKQRYADVTLPNTAKAYFEEGIVQSFRVLGANTAGAAAFKGSKIENYDFDSSADKLAAIAIQKWIALTNFNGLEAWAEYRRTNLPVTPQSIQVPDNKRPTRLFYPNTEAGSNVANVTAQGTIDAFATKIFWDVD; encoded by the coding sequence ATGAAATTCAAAACACTTATAATCGCTGCTTTAGTAGCATTGGGTGGTAGTAGTTGCAATACCAAGTCATTTCTGGATATTAACACGAACCCAAACCAAGCGGCTAGTACACTTCCAAGCTATGTATTTACCAATGCGCTGAATACAACAGCGACCAACATAGCTGGAAACACTAATGGTCAAGGGTCTAACGAACTTGGCTTCTATTGGGCAGGTCAATGGACTCAGGGTAATGGATACATTATCACGACCACTCAATTTGCCTACCAGTTCACCAATGGTGATTTCAACTATTGGGATACGTACTATGACAATCTGGAGGATTATCAGTATGTAATCAACAATGCCGATGCAAACAACCAGAAGTTCCTGAAAGGGCCTTCAAAGGTAATGAAAGCCATGCTGTATCAACAGATGGTGGATCTGTATGGTAACTTGCCTTATACGGATGCCTTGAAAGCTGCTGCTTCTTTGGCCCCAAAATTCGATGATCAAAAGGCAATTTATGAGTCGTTAATTACAGCGCTGGACGAGGCTATTGTTGATTTAAAAGCGAACGCTTTCACAAGTGCTTTTACTACGTCGGATATTGCTTTCAATGGTAATATTACGAAGTGGATTCAATTCGCGAACTCGCTTAAGATGCGTATTCTAATTCGCCAATCTAAAGTGTCTGGTCGCGATGCGTACATCAAAACGGAGATCAACAAGATCGTAACTGAAGGTTCAGGCTTCCTGACTGGCTACGAAGCCAGCATCGGTGGACCATCGTTCTTCCAGCCAGCAGCCGGTCAGTTGAACCCAGTTTATGACCGTTGGGGTTATGACGCTACGGGCGCTAAACGGGCGTTGAACAACTACCCTCGTCCAACGAAGTTCCTGATCGACGGTCTCAAAGCCGCTGGTGATACGCTACGGCTGAAGCGGATTGCCTATGCTACTGGTGGTGAAAGCACCGGTACACCGGGTGTTAGTACGAAAGCTGAAATCGCAGCAAACTACGCAGGTACACCCTTTGGGGCTAGCTCAGGTTATTTACCTGCAAACACTTCATCTGTTGGGCCAAGCCTCTTAGTTAAAGGTGATTATAATCGGCCATACATTCTTATGACCTCATCGGAAGTTCAGTTCCTGCTGGCAGAAGCTAAACAACGGTATGCAGATGTAACGCTCCCAAATACGGCTAAGGCTTATTTCGAAGAAGGTATCGTGCAGTCGTTCCGCGTATTGGGGGCTAATACGGCTGGTGCTGCTGCGTTCAAAGGTAGCAAAATTGAAAACTATGACTTTGATTCATCGGCAGATAAACTGGCCGCTATTGCCATCCAGAAATGGATTGCCCTGACCAACTTCAACGGTCTGGAAGCCTGGGCTGAATATCGCCGGACGAACCTACCAGTTACGCCACAAAGTATTCAGGTGCCTGATAACAAGCGTCCTACGCGTCTATTTTATCCGAACACCGAAGCTGGCTCTAACGTAGCCAATGTGACCGCACAAGGTACGATTGATGCGTTTGCCACTAAGATATTCTGGGATGTTGACTAA
- a CDS encoding SusC/RagA family TonB-linked outer membrane protein — protein MRKFLLTQLLLCLFAIPLLAQNRAITGKITSSEDGSPLPGVSILIKGSNQGTTTNSDGTFQINASKGSVLQVSFIGFATESVKIENQSSVNLALKPDASQLQEIVVTAQGIRKSQREIGYAISKVATEDVTVGRSPQLAQALSGKVTGLAVYNVNNSVDPAVKIVLRGYRSLTGNNEALVVLDGMQTTSTILSTINPNDIESVSILKGGQAATLYGSSGINGALIITTKKGAKGKLKVNYSNSTNFEQISFLPQIQDKYGSGSHYATAFGTTGYKTDYLARMADNWRSYENQQYGDAFDGSMRIQGRTAEDGSQLIIPYSAVKDARRKAFNTGVSVNNQVSFQGGDETSAFYMSIENQSVNGIVPNDKSNRTGTRLSATKEYGKLTASFNAGYVQGVYNRTSSDFYNDVLNQPANLPLSDLRDWRNNPLANPNGFYNDYYNNPYFNADNNRMNYKDANINGNLSLTLKATNWLSLTNRVGVMNNSRTGKNTTGKFIYSDWAKTKSYIPAPFFRDGDGTGIYRAITDVPGSVLDYSGTENVINNEFQIQLAKDFGPVSNRLILGNSLYQRTTNNIAVGSSSIVVPEVYNVANRQGILTGGQTLTQERRLGYYADLTMNYKNFLIVNGSFRFDQTSKFYKPTRDASFWSYPYYGAAVSFIATDAFPSIKSEFLNYFKLRANYNKNANDNIPLYGLDLTYPNGTSFPYGNTVGQTVGNILPDPNLKPEQVYSSEIGAEFQLLNNRINIDVSAYTQTSKGQVITVRVPNSTGFSNLLINVGETKNWGYEAELKYLIARGGKFSWDASVRYSYNDNKVVDLYPGINEFQIGGFSYANTNVIKDSRFPILKTDGYQYAPDNSGRVLVNATTGYPLRNTSLLPRGGVLPRHIAGLGSKMEYGNFGFTFNFEYRGGNVMFSDLGRQMTFTGTGKWTEDRAPHVFPNSAILNADGSVSANTTNVREAEYSLWVDNYRLISENFVTPAWFIKLRDINLSYRLPQSLMTKTKIFSGASIALYGRNLLTIVDKLNYYTDPEYSYQGNPTPGSQATTVPTTNTSVGIGINTTGQTPPVRQYGVNINLTF, from the coding sequence ATGCGTAAATTTTTACTAACACAGCTCTTACTGTGTTTATTCGCTATTCCATTGCTTGCCCAGAACAGGGCGATCACTGGAAAGATCACTTCATCAGAAGACGGTTCCCCCCTGCCAGGTGTTTCTATCCTAATTAAAGGCTCGAACCAGGGAACCACGACCAACTCAGACGGTACTTTCCAGATTAATGCATCGAAAGGTAGCGTACTCCAGGTAAGCTTTATCGGTTTTGCTACCGAGAGCGTTAAGATTGAAAATCAGAGTTCTGTTAATCTTGCCCTGAAACCTGACGCGTCTCAGCTTCAGGAAATTGTAGTGACAGCCCAAGGTATCCGCAAAAGTCAGCGGGAAATTGGTTATGCTATTTCTAAAGTAGCTACTGAAGATGTTACCGTTGGGCGGTCTCCACAATTGGCGCAGGCCCTTTCCGGAAAAGTAACCGGTCTGGCCGTTTATAACGTCAACAACAGTGTTGATCCTGCCGTTAAAATCGTGTTGCGCGGTTACCGTTCGTTGACGGGTAATAACGAAGCGCTGGTGGTATTGGATGGTATGCAGACCACGTCGACGATCCTGTCGACGATCAACCCGAACGATATTGAGAGTGTATCGATTCTGAAAGGTGGTCAGGCGGCTACTCTGTATGGTTCGTCGGGTATCAATGGTGCCCTGATCATCACGACCAAAAAAGGAGCGAAAGGAAAGCTGAAAGTGAATTATTCAAACAGCACGAACTTTGAGCAAATCAGCTTCCTGCCACAAATTCAGGATAAATACGGTTCAGGTTCGCACTATGCTACGGCTTTCGGTACAACAGGTTATAAGACAGATTATCTGGCTCGTATGGCCGACAACTGGCGTTCCTATGAAAACCAGCAATATGGCGATGCCTTCGATGGTTCGATGCGGATTCAGGGACGGACTGCCGAAGATGGCAGCCAGCTCATTATTCCTTATTCTGCTGTTAAAGACGCTCGTCGGAAAGCGTTTAACACGGGTGTTTCGGTAAACAACCAGGTTAGTTTCCAGGGTGGCGACGAAACCAGTGCGTTCTACATGTCGATCGAAAATCAGTCGGTGAATGGAATCGTTCCCAATGACAAAAGTAACCGGACAGGTACTCGTTTGTCGGCTACGAAAGAATATGGCAAACTGACCGCCAGTTTTAACGCAGGTTACGTACAAGGTGTTTACAATCGGACTTCGTCTGACTTCTACAACGATGTACTGAACCAGCCTGCTAACTTGCCATTGAGCGATCTACGCGATTGGCGGAACAATCCGTTGGCAAACCCTAATGGTTTTTATAATGACTATTATAACAACCCGTATTTCAACGCCGACAATAACCGGATGAACTACAAGGACGCGAACATAAACGGTAACCTGAGCCTGACCCTCAAAGCTACCAACTGGTTGTCGTTGACAAACCGAGTGGGTGTGATGAACAACTCACGGACAGGTAAAAACACAACAGGTAAGTTCATTTATTCTGACTGGGCTAAAACGAAATCGTATATCCCAGCTCCATTCTTCCGAGATGGTGATGGTACGGGTATCTACCGCGCCATTACTGATGTCCCTGGTTCTGTGTTAGACTACTCAGGTACAGAAAACGTTATCAACAACGAATTCCAGATTCAGTTAGCCAAAGATTTCGGTCCAGTATCGAACCGATTGATTTTGGGTAATAGCTTGTATCAACGTACCACTAACAACATTGCCGTCGGATCGAGCTCAATCGTTGTACCTGAAGTATATAACGTAGCAAACCGTCAGGGCATCCTGACCGGTGGTCAGACACTGACACAAGAGCGTCGTTTAGGCTATTACGCTGACTTAACGATGAACTATAAGAACTTCCTGATTGTAAACGGTTCGTTCCGTTTCGACCAGACGTCTAAGTTCTACAAGCCAACGCGTGATGCTAGTTTCTGGTCATATCCGTATTATGGAGCAGCTGTATCGTTCATTGCTACCGACGCTTTCCCAAGCATCAAGAGTGAGTTCCTGAACTACTTTAAGCTACGGGCTAACTATAACAAGAACGCTAACGATAATATCCCGTTATATGGTCTTGACCTGACCTATCCGAACGGAACCAGCTTCCCATATGGTAACACAGTTGGTCAAACGGTTGGTAACATCCTGCCTGACCCAAACCTGAAGCCTGAACAAGTATATTCTTCGGAAATTGGTGCTGAATTTCAATTGCTGAACAACCGCATCAATATCGATGTGTCGGCTTATACACAAACATCAAAAGGCCAGGTAATTACGGTTCGCGTTCCTAACTCAACTGGTTTCAGTAACCTGCTGATTAACGTAGGGGAAACCAAAAACTGGGGTTACGAGGCTGAGTTGAAGTATTTGATTGCCCGGGGTGGTAAGTTCTCCTGGGATGCCAGCGTTCGTTACTCGTACAACGACAACAAAGTTGTTGACCTTTACCCAGGTATCAACGAATTCCAGATCGGTGGTTTCTCGTATGCCAATACGAACGTAATCAAAGATTCACGTTTCCCGATCCTGAAAACGGATGGTTACCAATATGCTCCTGATAACTCAGGCCGCGTTCTGGTAAATGCAACGACCGGTTATCCACTGCGTAATACTTCGTTATTACCTCGGGGTGGTGTGCTGCCTCGCCACATTGCTGGTCTGGGTTCTAAAATGGAATACGGTAACTTCGGCTTTACGTTCAACTTCGAATACCGGGGTGGTAACGTAATGTTCAGTGACCTGGGTCGTCAGATGACGTTCACCGGAACGGGCAAATGGACAGAAGATCGTGCTCCACACGTATTCCCGAACTCGGCTATTCTGAACGCTGATGGTAGCGTATCGGCTAACACGACGAACGTTCGTGAGGCTGAATACTCTCTGTGGGTAGATAACTACCGGTTGATTTCTGAGAACTTCGTTACACCAGCCTGGTTCATTAAACTGCGCGATATCAACCTGTCGTACCGGTTGCCACAGAGCCTGATGACGAAAACGAAGATTTTCTCAGGTGCCAGCATTGCGCTTTACGGTCGGAACCTGTTGACTATTGTTGATAAGTTGAACTACTACACCGATCCTGAATATAGCTATCAGGGTAACCCAACGCCAGGTAGTCAGGCTACAACTGTGCCTACCACGAACACCTCTGTTGGTATCGGTATCAACACAACTGGTCAAACGCCACCTGTTCGCCAATACGGTGTAAACATCAACCTGACATTCTAG
- a CDS encoding 2-C-methyl-D-erythritol 4-phosphate cytidylyltransferase, which translates to MIDNAQLTTHFAIIVAGGSGSRMKSDVPKQFLLLNGKPILQHTIERFLEVLPASQLILVLPAKEQAIWEDLCQEHDFHPSIQTANGGATRFQSVRNGLITITVSEGLVAVHDGVRPFISPEIIQNSFETAARTGSAVTCVPVKDSVRVVGANGVSQAVDRSQYRLVQTPQTFQLTSFRQAFQVEEQSFFTDCASVMEYAGFPITLIEGAYENIKITTPEDLKPGFL; encoded by the coding sequence ATGATTGATAACGCCCAACTTACAACCCATTTTGCCATCATTGTGGCAGGCGGCAGTGGCAGCCGGATGAAATCCGACGTGCCTAAACAATTTTTGCTACTGAACGGAAAACCCATCCTTCAGCATACCATTGAACGTTTTCTGGAGGTGCTTCCGGCATCCCAACTAATTCTGGTTTTGCCCGCAAAAGAACAGGCGATTTGGGAGGACCTCTGTCAAGAGCATGATTTCCATCCATCCATTCAAACGGCTAATGGGGGAGCCACCCGCTTCCAGTCGGTTCGTAATGGGTTGATTACAATTACTGTCTCAGAGGGATTAGTGGCCGTTCATGATGGTGTTCGCCCGTTTATTTCGCCAGAAATTATTCAGAATAGCTTCGAGACAGCAGCGCGTACAGGATCGGCGGTGACCTGCGTACCGGTTAAAGATTCGGTGCGGGTCGTTGGAGCCAATGGCGTTAGTCAGGCTGTTGATCGGAGTCAATATCGTTTGGTCCAAACCCCTCAAACATTTCAACTAACTTCGTTCCGTCAGGCCTTTCAAGTTGAGGAGCAGTCGTTTTTTACCGACTGTGCCAGTGTGATGGAATACGCTGGCTTCCCAATTACGCTTATCGAAGGGGCATACGAAAATATTAAGATTACAACGCCGGAGGATCTTAAACCAGGATTTTTATGA
- the meaB gene encoding methylmalonyl Co-A mutase-associated GTPase MeaB, whose product MRQRLPAQHYIDGILAGDRLVLSQSITLVESRRIDDQDIAQQALEAVLPQTGNSIRIGITGVPGVGKSTFIEAFGTYLTQQSHRLAVLTVDPTSQRSGGSLLGDKTRMETLSMNPNAYIRPSPAGDSLGGVAHRTRETILFCEAAGFDTILVETVGVGQSETVVHGMVDFFLLLMLAGAGDELQGMKRGIMELADALVITKADGDNKEAANRARVEYQNALHLFPPTGTGWFPPVLTCSALPIQSATPVGITDVWEMIAEHQRLTTQNGTRVHRRQEQQLTWFRSLLRQRLEGRFFDQPGIREQLTQLENQVLSGTLLPSPAVDRLLKQSPGST is encoded by the coding sequence ATGCGCCAACGACTCCCTGCTCAACACTACATCGACGGCATTCTAGCCGGTGACCGACTAGTGCTCAGTCAGTCTATTACGCTTGTAGAGAGTCGCCGAATTGATGATCAGGATATAGCCCAACAGGCGCTGGAGGCTGTTCTGCCCCAAACAGGTAATTCCATTCGGATAGGCATTACGGGCGTGCCAGGCGTGGGAAAAAGTACATTTATCGAGGCCTTTGGTACGTATCTGACTCAACAATCTCATCGGCTAGCGGTGCTCACTGTCGACCCAACCAGCCAGCGTTCGGGCGGCAGTTTGCTTGGCGATAAAACTCGAATGGAAACGCTTTCGATGAACCCCAATGCCTATATCCGCCCTTCGCCAGCGGGCGATTCACTAGGTGGAGTCGCGCATCGTACTCGGGAGACAATTCTTTTTTGCGAAGCTGCCGGATTCGATACCATTTTGGTAGAGACCGTTGGTGTAGGCCAGTCCGAAACGGTCGTACACGGCATGGTGGATTTCTTTTTGTTACTGATGCTGGCAGGGGCTGGCGACGAATTACAAGGAATGAAACGAGGCATTATGGAACTAGCCGATGCACTGGTTATTACGAAAGCTGATGGCGACAACAAAGAAGCAGCGAATCGGGCTCGCGTCGAATACCAAAATGCTCTACACTTATTCCCTCCTACCGGAACAGGTTGGTTTCCACCTGTACTCACCTGCTCGGCCCTACCCATCCAAAGCGCCACCCCAGTTGGCATAACCGACGTTTGGGAAATGATTGCAGAACATCAGCGATTGACAACTCAAAATGGCACCCGAGTTCATCGGCGGCAGGAGCAGCAGTTGACCTGGTTCCGATCGCTTTTGCGCCAGCGACTGGAAGGTCGATTCTTCGACCAGCCGGGTATTCGTGAACAGCTCACTCAGCTCGAAAACCAAGTATTATCGGGAACTCTCCTCCCCTCTCCTGCGGTAGACAGATTGTTGAAACAGTCACCCGGCAGCACATAA
- the queA gene encoding tRNA preQ1(34) S-adenosylmethionine ribosyltransferase-isomerase QueA → MKLSEFKFDLPESLIAKYPVERGESRLMVVDRKAKTIEHKQFSDMLSYFGDGDVMVINNTKVFPARLYGNKEKTGAKIEVFLLRELNREMKLWDVLVDPARKIRVGNKLYFGDSDLVAEVIDNTTSRGRTIRFLFDGNHEEFMKAVDELGETPIPRAMNREAEDADREDYQTVFAQHVGAVAAPTAGLHFTKAMMKRMEIKGIDFAPITLHVGLGTFRQVDVEDLTKHKTDSENYKISEESAKIVNTALDAGKRVCAIGTTSLKAIESSVSANSRLKPVEGWTDRFIFPPYDFKIANSLLTSLHLPESILIMMTSAFGGHELIKEAYQAAIKEKYRFFSYGDAMLII, encoded by the coding sequence ATGAAGTTATCCGAATTTAAATTCGATTTACCCGAAAGTCTTATTGCCAAATACCCAGTTGAGCGGGGTGAATCTCGGCTTATGGTTGTAGACCGAAAAGCCAAAACGATCGAACACAAGCAATTTTCGGATATGCTGAGTTACTTCGGAGATGGTGATGTAATGGTGATCAATAACACTAAAGTTTTTCCAGCGCGGCTTTATGGCAACAAGGAAAAAACGGGTGCTAAAATCGAAGTATTTCTTCTGCGCGAGCTAAACCGTGAAATGAAACTCTGGGATGTATTAGTCGACCCAGCCCGTAAAATTCGCGTTGGCAACAAACTATATTTCGGAGACAGTGATCTGGTTGCGGAGGTAATTGATAATACAACATCAAGAGGACGTACAATCCGGTTCTTATTCGATGGTAATCATGAGGAATTCATGAAAGCGGTTGATGAACTGGGCGAAACACCAATTCCTCGGGCTATGAACCGGGAAGCCGAAGATGCTGACCGTGAAGATTATCAAACCGTTTTCGCCCAACATGTAGGAGCCGTAGCAGCGCCTACCGCTGGTTTGCACTTTACCAAGGCCATGATGAAGCGAATGGAAATCAAAGGCATTGACTTTGCTCCAATCACCCTTCACGTTGGCTTAGGCACGTTCCGCCAGGTAGACGTTGAAGACCTGACCAAACACAAAACGGATTCTGAAAACTATAAGATCTCGGAAGAGTCAGCCAAAATTGTTAACACGGCGCTCGATGCTGGTAAGCGGGTGTGTGCCATTGGTACTACTTCGCTCAAAGCGATTGAATCATCGGTATCGGCAAATAGCCGTCTGAAGCCCGTTGAAGGCTGGACAGATCGGTTTATTTTCCCACCTTATGACTTTAAAATTGCCAACTCGCTGTTAACGAGCCTGCACTTGCCCGAGTCAATCCTGATCATGATGACGAGTGCTTTTGGTGGTCACGAACTCATCAAGGAAGCTTATCAGGCGGCCATTAAAGAAAAATATCGCTTCTTCAGCTATGGCGACGCGATGTTGATCATCTAA
- a CDS encoding 3-keto-disaccharide hydrolase, producing MKNWLTFFAAMLLLGFCFSFTLRPSADGWVSIFDGKTFNGWKVTEDSPSTFTIQDGAIVVNGPRAHLFYEGPVNNHNFKNFEWKAQVKTMPGSNSGMFIHTAYQTTGWPSKGYEIQVNQTHTDWRKTGSVYGIQDVKETFVKDDEWYTEHIIVQGKKVMIKINDKLINDYTEPDSISTGKSSKKLSMGTVALQGHDPKSKVYYKDIMIKVLPD from the coding sequence ATGAAAAATTGGCTGACTTTTTTTGCGGCTATGCTGCTACTGGGCTTTTGCTTCAGTTTTACTTTACGCCCATCTGCCGATGGTTGGGTTAGTATCTTCGACGGCAAAACGTTTAACGGCTGGAAAGTTACGGAAGATAGCCCATCAACGTTTACTATTCAGGATGGAGCTATTGTCGTAAATGGACCGCGTGCTCACTTGTTTTATGAAGGCCCCGTAAATAACCACAACTTCAAGAATTTTGAGTGGAAAGCTCAGGTAAAAACCATGCCTGGCTCCAACTCAGGTATGTTTATTCACACGGCCTACCAAACAACAGGCTGGCCATCCAAAGGGTACGAAATCCAGGTCAACCAAACCCACACCGACTGGCGGAAAACGGGCAGCGTTTATGGCATTCAGGATGTAAAAGAAACCTTTGTTAAAGACGACGAGTGGTATACTGAACACATCATCGTACAGGGCAAAAAAGTGATGATCAAAATCAATGATAAACTCATCAACGATTATACTGAGCCAGACAGCATTAGCACAGGAAAATCCTCTAAAAAGTTAAGCATGGGTACAGTGGCTCTACAGGGACACGACCCAAAAAGCAAGGTGTATTACAAAGACATCATGATTAAAGTATTGCCCGACTAA